The Trichosurus vulpecula isolate mTriVul1 chromosome 3, mTriVul1.pri, whole genome shotgun sequence genome includes a window with the following:
- the LOC118843421 gene encoding translationally-controlled tumor protein-like, which yields MASRTEGIIDDSQVGGNASAKGPEGKGTDATVITGIDVVMSHHLQEASFTEEPYKNYIEDYMKSIKGRLEQKPDTAKLFMTGAVEQIKHIFANFKTYQFFIGENMNLDGMVDSCNDGVTPFVIFVKDDLQMEKC from the coding sequence ATGGCCAGTAGGACGGAGGGTATCATTGATGATTCACAAGTCGGTGGAAATGCTTCTGCTAAAGGTCCTGAGGGTAAAGGAACAGATGCCACTGTAATCACTGGAATTGACGTAGTAATGAGCCATCATCTGCAAGAAGCTAGCTTCACAGAAGAGCCCTACAAAAATTACATCGAAGACTACATGAAATCAATCAAAGGCAGACTTGAACAGAAGCCAGATACAGCAAAACTATTTATGACAGGAGCTGTAGAACAAATCAAACATATCTTTGCTAATTTTAAAACCTATCAGTTCTTTATAGGTGAAAACATGAATCTAGATGGTATGGTGGACTCATGTAATGATGGTGTCACCCCATTCGTGATTTTCGTTAAGGATGACttacaaatggagaaatgttAA